GCCATAGGCGGGCGTCCACAGCAGGCTGGCCACCGCGTCGCGCGTGCGCTCCAGCGCCGAGCGGCGCTGGCGCTTCGGCTGCGTGCGCTCGACGCGCGGCGAGGGCTCGACGATGCCCTCGGCCTCGAGCAGCAGGCGGTAGGCATCGACGTCGGTGTTGGTCTGCTTCTCGATCGACTGGCCCTCCTCGGGCGAGAGCTGGACCCGCAGGCGGCGCAGCATGCTCAGTACCAGCCGCTTCTGCAGATCGAAGAACTGGTCGAGCTCGCCCTCGACCGAGTCGGAGGCCTCGTTGACGCCGCTGCGCGCGTCGACGATGCGGGCGTCGATGCGCAGCGTCCGGTCGCTCACGTAGTAGGCGCCGGCGAGCAGGCGGCCGATGCCGAGCTCGCGCGCGGTGACCAGCGGATCGGTGCCGCGGGCCCGCGTCGTGCGGTCGATCAGCTCCGGCGAGTAGACGCGCAGCGCCTTCACCTTGCTGAGCTCGGTGTTGAAGGCGAGTCGCAGCGCCTGGCTGATCCAGTTGTAGGACGGATCCTGGCGCAGGTTCTGGAAGTCGAGCACGCCGATGACGTTGTCCTCCTGGGGCTCGTTGTCGCGCGGCTCGGCCGGCGGCAGCACCGGCGCCGGCCGCGGCGTCACCGGGCCGACGTTGAGCAGGGCCAGGTCGGTGCCCTCCATCTTGTTGTACGGATGCTGGCCGCCGCCGGTGAGCTGGGGGACGCGCCGCGCCACGTAGCCGAACAGCTCCGACACCGAGAGCACGCCGTCGCCGTCGGCGTCGGCCTGGCCCTGGATGCCCTCGAGGAGGGCGTAGGTGAAGGCGCCGTGGTTCAGCCCCGGGCGCTCCTTCGACTGCTCGCCCGGCTTGGAGGCGGCGAGGAGGAAGAAGCCCTCGCCGGCGGTCATCTGCCGCGCCATCTCGTCCGGCGACACCGCCGCCGCCGCCGGAATGCCGAGCGCGCCGGAGTGGCAGGTGTCGAGCATGACGATCACCGCCCGCACGTTGCGCCGCA
Above is a genomic segment from bacterium containing:
- a CDS encoding caspase family protein — translated: MTAGWRYVVAGVSLAMGMLVAIGLWQASVLDRAYPQALPTAAATASGPVDGPVLWVLAVGVSQYAAADLNLQFADADARAIGAELQTAARRGPYREVRAMVLTDAQVTRESMLSGLSRFLGQAGPDDVAVLFVAGHGVRDLASGSYYFLPYPATADSLLADGLRMSDFDESLRIVRRNVRAVIVMLDTCHSGALGIPAAAAVSPDEMARQMTAGEGFFLLAASKPGEQSKERPGLNHGAFTYALLEGIQGQADADGDGVLSVSELFGYVARRVPQLTGGGQHPYNKMEGTDLALLNVGPVTPRPAPVLPPAEPRDNEPQEDNVIGVLDFQNLRQDPSYNWISQALRLAFNTELSKVKALRVYSPELIDRTTRARGTDPLVTARELGIGRLLAGAYYVSDRTLRIDARIVDARSGVNEASDSVEGELDQFFDLQKRLVLSMLRRLRVQLSPEEGQSIEKQTNTDVDAYRLLLEAEGIVEPSPRVERTQPKRQRRSALERTRDAVASLLWTPAYGADVPAAVDESVRALLERYRRAVESKNLDEVAGAYASFSERQRTALRTYLDTATDLAVEIDDISITPQEGGYLVSFVRRDRFTDASSGRPVRLEVRLTKVLVREQSSWKIGSGQ